From the genome of Salarias fasciatus chromosome 22, fSalaFa1.1, whole genome shotgun sequence:
GCCTGTGGAGGATAAGAGTATCCTTGGGGCTGCTGTCCGGGTCTGTGCTCCAGTCTGTCACGTGGCGCCGCTTCACGACGGTCTGTATCCTGTATCGGGGTTCTCTCATACAGACTGTGTCGAGGCAGCTGAGGCTCCAGCTTTGACTCTTCGTAATTCCTGAAGCTGCCTGGTCGGTTTTGGCTGTTCTGCTGCATGGACAAAAACGGGTGTTGTTGAATTTGTCTGCTTCGCACAGCGATTAAGACTATTAATTGTGATGCTTCAATAACGAGAGTCATACTGTttcttgttccttttttttcgaCTTGAATTCCCTCAGAAGGCCGCAAAGTTTGCTCTTCAGGAAGTTGGCCTGTTCTTCATTAtctatttcaatatttttctaaTTGAATAAagagacaagaaagaaaaaaaaagactatttttAGTAAGTGAAACTTGTGCTGCTGTGCTTGTGGCAAACATTCATTAATATGATCTAACCAGCACATCGAAGAAGTCGTCTGAGTTTGAGCCTCCTGTTTGGTTGCTTTCAGGATACTGCAGACCCTGACAGGGGTTTGACAGCAGAAGGAAAGACAAGATGAAGATAATTTAGGGAACAAAAGGATCATAATCACTACAGGGTGATTTTATGATTACCTCAGATTCTTTGTACGAGTCCGAATACTGCATCCTGCTGGTTTCACGTCTTGGCGGTGCACTGGCTTCACCACCAAACTGTGGACGGCGTTGTTCATCATTAGCATCAAACCTGAGTTCAGGGAAGAAATAGGTTAAAAAATTCCAAACACAGATTTACAGCAATATGTATAGAAACCACTGAAGtttgaaattaatttaattaattctcTGTACGAGTCTGAATACTGCATCCTGCTGGTTTCACGTCTTGGCGGTGCACCGGCTTCACCACCAAACTGTGGACGGGCTGGTCCGTCATTAGTATCAAACCTGAGTTCAGAGAAGAAATAGGTTACAAAATGCCAAACACAGATTTACAGCAATACGTATAGAAACCACTGAAGTCTGAAATTAATTTTTCTCCCTGGAGACTCACATTGCTTtcgtctcctccagctcctctggagtgGCATCAGAGAAGCGGCTTTTCCGTTTCCTTTTGCCCTGGCTCTCAGCAGTGCCACCGCTCAGGAAACGCCTGAACGGCTCAGGGATGTCAGAAAGGGCCTGGGCGACGTCTAATTGTTCAGCTGAAGCTCCTGCTCGGTCAGGGAGAGTGTAGTCGAGTGTTGTCTCTTCTTTGTGGGCTGGTCTTGATTTGTGGTGATAATCTCTGACCAGACTGAAAGAATGAGCTGCCTGTTCGTTATTCACAGCAGGGGAGAAGGTGCTCCTCTTGGCCTCCGGCTCACTAAACTCCTGCCTACCTGCTCCGTACATATCATTTCTGCCAGGCTCTCTGGACCTATACTGCTGTTCCCCTGCAGGATTATAGTTCAGAGAAAGAATCCGCTCCCCGCTGCGTTCCTCAGAATAAAACTCATCCCCTCTTTCTGGGTAGGATGTTGCATAAGGAGTTCCTTTCTCTGGGGAATACTCTCCAAGCTGAGCCTGTCCACGGGGCGTATTCTCCCTGAAGTCATGCATGCGCGCCCGGTCACCCGGCTCAAATGTAGCTCGCCCCAGTGGATCTTGACCAAATTCACGTTGAGCGAGGTGATCGGGACCGGTGAAGTTGTCTCGGTACATCTGATTTCTCTGAGGTTCAGCCTCGACGGGGCTGTAACTGGCTGCGTCCTCCCACTGGTGCCACCTGCCTCTTTGCATGTTTGGGTCCTCAGGCTGGATTTCAGGTCTATTCTGCGGTTCTGTAGGGTAATTCTTCTGATTGGAATACTGGTTCCGGTAGGTCTTTAGTTCTGTCACAAATGATGCCACTTGTCCTTGCTGTTCAATCATTCGGTTCCTATTCTGCATTTTCCTTTGGGGAGCTATAAATGAAAAGCAAACAGtacaaaaataatattaaaggAAAGTGTTTTCTCATATGACTTTGACACATTTGAATAGATTCTGACAGGTTGGGTTCACATATTTGTAAAAGTATGTTTAAACACAATTATTGAGTATGAATAGAGGACTCGAGTTGCGATACAGGAGATCGACAGACCTGTAAGATCtagtttccatttttttttttatgtagcgTGATGCCATCGTGATCACAAATGACATGTCAAAATCTCATTGACTGAACTTTTTAATGGAATTCAAATTTGATTCAGAGTTGTGTCAGGATGATGATAGCAATCTGCTCAGATTCTCCTGATTATATTCACCCAGCGTGACCGTACCTCTTGGGTTGTTGAAGTTGCCCTGATTCCCCGTTTTCGGCAGTGACTGAAACACACGACCAGAAACAACATACAGAGATGTCTTCTCAAGCACATCACACAGATTATTAGTCGCACGTTCAAAAATCTGTAGTGAGTTGTTTTCCGCACCACTGGAGTTCCTCGTCCATCCTGTCTCTCTATTATTTCTGCCTTGGCTCGTATGATTTTTCCTCCTTGCGTCACAATGGACTGGGTGTCCCAGGTCACCAGGTCAGGCCGAAACCCTTCCTGCATCCACACGGATGTAATTTATCCTCATTTGGTTAAATCGTTTGattaaaaaggtaaaaaaaaaaaaaagctttgcgGGATTTTCTTTCAACAGTCATTCAAAACACTTTACCACGTATTTCTGCCGGTGTTTGCGTCCGATCAAATGATGGACCATATCCGGTAGGAATGCAGCCATCGAGCACAGATTGCAGAAGTATTTTGGCCCCGACTGTGAGCCATCGGAGAGGATTTCCTTCAGATGGGACAAACCTGTGAGGTATATATAAGAAGAAAGCAGTTAAACGGGCTGACGTGAATACCAAGTTAGTAACCATTTTAACACGGAGAACAAGCTATTGACCAATGATAGGCTCGTCCAGTTCCAGGTAGTCCAGATACTGAGAAATATTCCTGAATTTGGGGATGTGTGGACGTCCCGACAGagctcctaaaaaaaaaaaaaaaaaaaaaaatgaaacagtgGTAGTTAGCTAGACAAAATGGTCCAAagacagtgtttttatttttttaaatcatccacTTCATAGCTCAATCAAGTTGCAGCACATGTAACTGTGCAATATTACGTTTTCTTTCTCATAAACGCAGTCACACTCGGACACTTTTAACAAATAACTTGTGTTCAAGATCTGAGTGATCTCAATAGAAATACAGCTGGTTAAGAAGAACGGGGAGATGAGCTGCCTCAATATGTAGTCACGATAACTCACACATGCCAGAGCCACGTAGTGTGAGGTGGTGATTGGTTGGGAATGATGcagtttaaacatttaaaatcttatttcacacaccgaaatcagaaaaaaagggTTCAATCTCATGTTTGCACATGAGCTCCTTCACCGCTTTTGATGATGTTGGCTGCACTTCGGCGTACGTACATCAAAAGGGAGGCAGTGTCTTTGACACACACAAGACTCCTCGACAGAAGACGCCACGCCATGTGACACcgggaaaaaaacatcttcatccTGTTCAAACGGTTTTCCAGTCCCCACGAACAAACATAATTTCATTCTGAAGAAGGTTTTACCACCAGCGTTTGGCGTTTGCAGCCGAgtcgctgctgcagcacatGCAGCAGACACCGGCGGCCATGTGGGCACAGATGGGCCTGTTCTGTCTACGTCTGTGCAAGTGGTAGATATCTGAATGGCAGGTGAGTAAATGTTATCGAGGTGTtgagaacacatttttttagttttgaaaaaaaaaaaagtgtgagagctagcaggctgcagctgtcactttcacttaAAGCATGATGCCAGAAATCTACATGAGTGGTGCGCAAAAAGAGTAGGTGAGACTGCTCACAGTTTAAGAACAGACCTcaggaaaaatatatatttgagtATCACATGTCTTCGAAGCAGTAGACATGAAGACCAGCTGAATAACTGACTTCTAGGCGTCTCACCCACAGAAAATAAGCCGCAGTTTCTCACTCAAGAGCGTGATGTGTGAAGTCTGGAGAGGACTGTAAAAGCAGTCAAGATGGACCCGAAACATGAAAACCCAGATAAAGTCCGTCAACGTAAAAGCCTGGCTTCAGAGCCACAGCTAGACCTCTTGCCCCAACGGCCAGAGAATGTCCCTGATTTGAGTCCAGTTTTGGCTTACTGTCAgctcttcccacagtccaaaaaaaaagaaaaaaaagtgcctttGAGATCCTTCGGCAACTGCCACCTGACGGACCTGGAATACGCCGACGATACCATCCTGTTCAGCACAACCTACAGTCAGCCGAGAGACGCTCTGGGCATTTAGAGTGAGGAGGCAGCACAGCTTGGCCTCCaagtgagctggactaaaaccaAGCGCATGTTTGTCGgtgatggaccagatccacctcccatgcaaacTGGGAGCGACATCAtagagcctgtcaagaactttgtgtacctggggtccatggtgacagacagctgggacctaaaaccagagattgatCGCAGACGAGCCCTGGCAGCATCTGCCCTGTagtccctctggaaaccactctggcagCACCAGAACATCTCAAGCAGGACAAAGCTCCGGATTTACAACCTAGCCGTACTCTCCATCCTGTTTTGtggctcagaaacgtggcccctgaacgaCACTCTGGAAACAagaatcgatggctttgatagcagggctctgagaaccatcgagaacatcaggtggccccagcgAGTTTCCAATGAAGGGCTCAGAGcccgcacaggccagccccgagcatcttccttggtcgCACAACGACGCACCCGCTGGCTCGGCCATGTCCTTCGTCTGCccccagaacatccgacacgagccattctccagtttgacccaaaggcctcaggctggagacgaccatCGAGGGAAGCCCTGGACCCGATGGCTCCACGTCGTTGCGGGtgacctccaacaacacggagttgctgtggaggatagagcagctggcacaacatcgccagcactggaaaaatctGGTTCTGGTCAGCTCAACGCACCGGgacgggataccctgaccctcgctggagcacTAAGTAACTAAATAACTAACTTTGAGATCAACTCAGAAAAGGTTTAGGAAATGAATGGAGGATTTCCACTGAAACAGGAATCAGCCCGCCTGCCACCCAGCTGCAACGGCCTCTTGATcccagtggaagctgcagcccTGATCGGATCTAGACTTTACCTGCATCCACAGTCGACAATGAAACGACAACAGAGAGAGCAATAAGGCTTTTGATTTCAATGCTGGACTAAGATGGTGAAACGTCCAAGATACAACAAAGTCAGTCCTTTGAGACCAAAGACGCACTCCCGGTGTGTTATGAGGGACTGTTGTGGCTTCTCACTCATCTCAGTGGGACTTGTAGGTTTCTCACAATCCAGCCTCCTTACCACGAGGGAGAAAATACATCAGTGTGGATATGATCCactttttgacctttttcttCGCACTGTGACTGTTGGAGGGGTTGCTGAGACTTTTAGGATTACGGCACAGATATTCTGTGTTTGATATTtgatttcacacacaaaaagtatGGATCTCCAGCTTTAGGGACACAGTTTAAATTATTCCAAAGTTTTCAGCCAGAAGAGCATTAGAGAGATCCAATTCTGTTAGAACAGAgcctgcttgtttttccattcaCGTCACATTTGTCTCTGTACATGCTAACTTTTAAAGTACTTAAACATGATTTAGCCAAATTTGGCATTAAGTGACTCATAACCGAACTATTTTCACTAATAATGATAGATCTGGGATAAAATGCCGTCCATCACCACAACAGAGTGATTACAATGAGTTTCAAGTATGACTGAATATACACTACGAGGccatgacagaaaaaagaacagGACAATGCAGAAGCTGAAGTCTACTTACCCTGAGCAAGTAAGGCATCCTCTTTCTGCcaagaacgaaaaaaaaaagcaatgaataCAAGTCAATCAGTGCTGGGTTAGCAGGACAGTTCCTTTGCTacaaaaaaagactaaatgaaAGTAAACATCCGTTACCTGAACACAACTTTAACCAAAACCACAGCTCTCATGAGGTGCAGTACAGACTTACATTTCTCACCTGTCTTCTTGATGCAAGtgtataaagaaaaaaaaaaagtgacacaaaaaaaaaatgactttgtcCTGTAGATGTCTTATTCAAACCTTCTTCATGTGAAGGTTTACTAACAGTTCCACTGGGGTGATACTGTCCACTGTGTACTGATATGACAAGATTCAGCTTTTCACCTGCAGTGACCATGAATTTGGTGATGAGAAATCGCCAAACCACTATGGTCTACCTATATGGAGATTAATCCATTCAgtgttcaaaaaaaacaaaaagatgctGTTGACAAGTCTCTGATACTTCAGAGTGGAAAGAGGCTTTTCCTTCCATCTGGTACAACTGTTCCTGTCCGTTTAAAGTTTTCCAACTCTGAGAGTCAGGTTGTACACATTGTGAAAGCAAGGGTTCAAACACTGAACCAAGACACGAACCTTCAGAATCTACTGTGGTTGGTCCGACGCTGCATGTAAAAACATCATGTCAGCACAAGATCTGCAGGAATCTCACTGGGTCCGGCACAATTAAaggaaatgttttcactgaggAGTCACTGAGGTGAAGTGGTGAGCACAGAATATCTCCATATCAAGTATtgaggcctttctgtgcagagtttgcacattctccctgtCTGTGGGTTTTACCCCGTGGGCCAATGGAGGGCTGGATGAACAAACGGTTTCCATCGAAACAGGGATCAATTGAAGTGTCGACCCAGCAGCAATGACTTCCTCCGGTACATTTATTTCCTGCACGTTTGGGTAAAGGTGACTGCAgtgtctgaaataaaatgagaaacCCCACAGATGTTTATGGATTTCTGTGCAGAAGTCCGCTGTTGTTCCTGTATGtggatggactccagcttcctcccacaggtCCAAGACATCCACAGTAGGCTGGTTGGTCACAGTAAACTGTTCTCAGGTGCAGGTTGTCTGTTTTTGACGTTTGCCCCGTTACCGACTGGCCAGCATAACCAGCATAAGGAAATGCTTTTGACATCCCATCCTGTTACAGATGGGGATCCATTGAAGGTGCACCTTGCTTTTTGCCTACCGTCAGCAGACATAAGCACTGGAAACAACATGCAAAAGCCTGGAGGTGTGGAAGTATCCATGCTGAACAACAGCAAGAAGTTATGTCTTCATGTGCGGAGAAGACGGCACACAGGACTGTGTTCAAGAAGAATCCCTACCAGAAACACACCTCCTAAAGAGCTGCGAGCAAGAATTCccctttgaaaacatttttttctccacaattAAGTCATTTGAGCAAATGACCAATCAGAGTCAAATTATCGTGGCATCCTTGTAAAAGTAACCAGGACCTTCTGGTTGTGAGGGGAAAAGTAACTTCAAAACTCTTGAGCTGGAGTGAAAATATTTTATCCAGCTCACATGTTAACCAGGGTCATCCATACACGACGACAAAATGattccttcatttatttatccacTGCGTGTCTTCTCACtggctgctgaaaaaaaaaaaaaaaggttttcaataCGTCTCAGGTTCAAAGAACTGTTTTCCAGTTCATGATTATTCTTCATGCTCAACAGTTTGAGCAGCTTCACTTGCTGGGATCCACACGCTTCATGTTGAATTATCAAATTCAGTGACTGTATTCCTGCAGGTTTGCGTGTCGGCAAGGAAAAGGGACTGACTGAAACACTTCAGGAAGTGACTCAATGAGTTCATTCAAGAGATGCAAACGTCAGCGAGTTTTGGTGTTCCTCAAGTAGTGAATTCTTTCCTTTCACTTTTCCAAGCCCAACTCTGAAATCATGCGGACGACATTCCCTTTGATCATCACTGATCAATCATTCTATTTGGATGCTTCTTTTTCGTGTCCCAGAATTCCTTTTTGAACTTGTGGAGATCTATTACTACATGGGATGAGAAATTAGTGAGAGTGGGTTAACATAGAGGAAAATTAATATTCTCCAGCAGCGGATGCTTTAGCACTGTTCGTACTACAAATGTCTACATCACAATAATAAAAGTAAGCCCAAATTTCTGTGATCGAAAGATAAGTTAAGCAGTGAATATACAGCATTGTCtctgatttgttgttttctgaaGCATTTAGCTCTTGAAAGCAGACGGTGTCAAGCtccagtcctgcatgttttagaggtctacctgcttcagctctcctgaatTTAATGACCAGGATAAtgtcaagtaaaaaaaaaaaaaaaaaaccctaacaaGTCTTCACTGCAATCAGGTGTGGAGCAACGAGGAGAGACCAAAAGCATCCAGGGTGCTGAGTCTTCGAGGACTGAAGCTTGACAACGTGCGAACATTAAGGTATGAGGAAAAAATTCCAAGCACTGCTTTCTTGGTCAATTTCTTTATCAAGGcagaaagaaacactgaaagtggTCAAATTTAGACGATGGCATTCAAACATGATTCTGAGTTTCCCTGAtgcttcctctccagcagctgcaccTTGTACCTTTAAGTGTCCTGGTGTGGTCAAGTGTATCTTGTACAGGGCTTCACCCCGGATGGATTTCTCACAGATCTGATCAGACAGAGATAAATCAATTACTTCACAGTTTACTGGAACACACGTGTCAACATTGCTATCACAACAAGCACCAAACATGATCCAAACGTGTAAAGGGAACAGGGTTTTTTCCAGGGTGTTTGGTCAACGGCGAGAGCAATGTTTCATCGTCGTTAAGATGTTCATCGTACCTTGCATTCAATAAATTCCACGTCCTGGTCGTAAGGTGTTTCGAGGTGATCCATTGTTGAATCGCGTTTTCAAATTGCTCCGCGAAGCTAAATTAGCCTAAAAGCTACTGTCCGTTGTTTGTTTGCAGCAGCCGCTAGCCCACGACTAGCACGGCATTAACGTGCTGTGGATGAGAAAGGCTTTCGAcgtttttaaatattattagttttagtttatTCTTTTACCAGTTTGAAACCATTGCGTGGTTCGTGTTGAAACGATCGTTACTTCCGCATATGCTGCCGTGCTGCAGCGCCACCACACGACCGGGAGGTGCTGTAACAAGCACTTTTTCCCAAGACGCTCTTTtgcaccatctagtggtcagGTCAGTTTACTGCaattaaaatcaataaatctgCAGACCAGGCGGgaaatgtatttgtattttagatttatttatgtcTAAGAAGCATTTGcttcacatttacaaaaaaagaaagaggaaaaaaaaaaaaagagagaaaagaagctttttttttcttttggtaaaGTCTGGCTCTGGAAACTGGGGCACTTCTTAAGCTGTGTGAGGCATCTGCACAGCAATCAACAGATTTAGAGATAAAGCAGTGATGCACCACggtaaacaaaacaatgcaCTCCTTCACTCATTGTTTTCCAGTACACAGGAGAtctcagacacattttttttgagCGATCACTATCACATTCATGTTGAAACGGATACAAATCATATGCGTTTATGAGAAGGAGCAGTTGTTGCTCCACCATATTTACATGCAAACTGTAATATGTACACACGGCTAATGATTTTACACACCTGTAACACAAGTGGACCTTCTTTGAGTGACAGCTACGCATGTTTTAAAGAACATGGTATTCCGGTAAGCTTCGGAAATAGCGTTCAGGTTTTTCAAAAGTAAACTATCAGTGGTTATGATCACGTTCAGCATGAACACCTGAACCAATGGATTCACCAAAATAAGAACAAGAAAAGCTATGATAGCGATGCAAAATACTGCAAATTATTATGCACGATCAAACTCTGGTGCATTATCCGAAGTCactataaatacaaaaatatccCACCAGCTCCGTTCACACTCCTTTGAAGATGTGTGTTAGATTACAGAAGCATGGGAGAGTGTGTCTCGAGGTTAGAGATTTTAATTTACagtgttttactttgaaaatcaaaAGATGAGCATGtggacaaaataaaaatattttttaaaaaatgaggaTAAATAACAGGATGAGAATAAGAACCATGTACCATTGTATGGGGACAGAGAAACATGAGCTGGAGAGATTGGAGATGTGTCAATAAAGCAGGAGAGCCCGTAGCGAAGAGGCCAAACTTCAGTTTGAAGAGTTGTAGAGTCTCCCTGGAAGATTGCCAATGCGTGATCGCAGTTCCTTCCGGACCTGGGTCACCCTCCCCAGTTTACGCTTGTATTCCTAAAAACAGATTACAGAAGAAAGTCTGTCAAAGGCCGTGCAGTCTGACACAGAAATGTGAATTAATTGGAttaacagcaaaaagaaaacagacaaaatggaATCAGAAGATCAGAAAATGACTTTCAGTCTTTGACATTGTCACAGTAAAGTTTGGATTTCCgatcaaacattttcattcttGTTTAGTGCTGTTCTTTACATGTAaacacttttcataaaatgtttgaatCACGACACTTAAGATTTTAAACCTTGTCTGCCATCACTGTATTCACCTCATTTGACCTGCTACAtaaggtttttttcttcctttctcatCTTGTCATTTTGTCAATACCCTAAAGATCAATAACTTTCTTTCAGATCACTCCTGAGAATATACTTATGAAGCAGTAAGTCTTCCAAGTTCATCGACTATGAAGtgcagacaaaagaaaaaaaaagtgaaaactgaGTTGAGCTGAAGAATGTATTAAGTATGAACACTGGATACTAAGAAGTGGACAAAAGAAGGCCTGACTAAAACTGTAATTCTAacacttttttccattttgaaaatAGATTTTGGTCCAGTGTTCAGTCTCTGAATTTTGCTGCATCACCCTTCATGTTCAACATATATAAAGTCTTCTCTGATAATATTTGTCAGTTCATTAGTTTTCCTTCTGCTTCAGGCTAAATAAACCTTTAGCTGTCAATAAGTAAGTTGTATTGTCACTTTGTGTCGACCATCTTCAACAACTGAACGCCGCACTGAGGTGAAAGTGTCAGAGCAAAGTATAAGAAATCCACAAAATCATTTccagttttttattttcagggTTGATTTTATTACAGATGCCTTGGAGGACTGAAGACACAAATAAAAGACTCTTTATCTTCTGGGTTTCCTGTGAACGAAGGCTAAACAGATAGCGtcagtgttggaaaaaaaagaaaaaagcatgacCGAGAGAGCAAGAAAATCTGTAGTCTCATTTTCTAAACATCCAACACAAGTTGCTTTGGTCGATACTTACCTGATGAGCAGGACACTTCGTGCAAACTGAGCTAAATTAAAGGTGTGATGAGGGTCAATCCTGACGTGGACGCCATGTTTTTATGTGCTGTACTTTCTGGATTATCAGTCCAGAATCAGTTTATAAGCAGCGACCAACAGCACGCAAATATATGACAAACACCCACGAGACAAAACAGCGttggacagaaagagaaagttgTTTACGCACTTCGAGTTTCTGCTCGTTCTGGGCCAAGCCGTCCTTCTGGCTCTGCAGGAAGACCGTTAGTGTGCGCATGAGCTGCCTCCTGTCGTCGATCTCCGCCGCCAGGCGGCCGCTGTAGTCTGCTAGCAGCATGCaggcctcctccaccagccgggAGAGCCGCTCCCCCGATTCTTTATCTGGAGCagggagagcacacacacagcgggacaCCAGGCTTAAATCCAGCTGTCAGCCTCTGCCCTTCAGCTGGGAGGGCTCTTTTCTCTGCACGGCGCTTGGGTTCAAGCACACTTTCCCCCACATACGACTAAAATAAAGTTATCAGAACTAcagagagctgttttgtttacTGATTGCAGAGTTCATGAACCGAGTTCTTCTAAATGTTCTTCATTCATCCACAGTTTGACACTGCTTCACCGGGAGAGAAAGGGCAGAGTTAAAAATACTAAAATTAACTTTTATTTGACGCAGATCAAGAGATAACTGAACTTAAAAACCCAGAGACACAAGATGAAAGCCTGagaagatttatttttcatttcacgGGGGCTTCAAGGTGAAGACGGGGGGTGCTCTGCTTTCATGCGTACACCTCTTCCTACTCCTCTTTTGAACAGGCTTCACTGGGAGTCGcttgtttatttccttttctgttgtcttcttATCTTCGGTTTAAATATACATAACAAGAACAACATTTTGTGTTACTTTTTAGCCTGCTTGTTGTTTACTTGCTCAAGAAGATAAATACTTTGTAGCCTCTTGATGCAAAGTAGGTCACAGTGGTTAAAAAAGACGTGTCGCTCAAAAGGTTTCTGCTGGAGGATCAGTCACCACCTGAGCaacataagtgtgtgtgtgtgtgtgtgtgtgtgtgtggtttcagttGGAATAAATATTCTATCCTTCACAATTGTGAAAAGATCATTTGGgatttttattgatttcttcagtgtttcagattAGAAAACTCACATATTGCTcagcaaaaacaataaaaactacCAAAAATATCATGTAAAACCACGTTTTGTATAAATAATCAAACCAGGACAGTTCTAGTATTCTTAGACTACCGCTGAAATGATTCAGGAGGATTAGAGGGTTTATCTGCCTCAAACTGGAGCCTTCTCTGTTTGACATCATGACACTTGACTCTGAGCACTGATCAAACTCATGACAATATCCCTAAAGTATGTAAAAACTACCATTACTTATATTTCACCTTTAATTTCAAGACGTTGAATGGGACTCAGCATGCTGCTGAATGTTTAGAAAAACAAGTGAAGGTCACATATGGAGGGTCGGTGGTGGCTGCCACAGAAACAAGAAccctaggtgtgagtgtgtgtgtgagagagtgtgtgtgtgtgtgtagcctgcTGAGTGTCCAGCCCACCGACCTGTGATCCTGTGAAGCAGCGACGTGTCCTGCACCtcagcagggagggaggagatgCGCTGCCGCAGCACCGAGTCGCTGGAGGCTGCgttctccagctcctgcagagcTCGAATTAACTCTGCCGTCTGAGGGAGAGCATGCAGGACACGAGCGGGGGGGGGagacagcagcacacagagGTGGATATTAGAATACTGCAGCAACTagtaaaataaccaaaaaaataataatggaaTGGAAGGAATCAAAGTACAGATGAAAATGGTGACCTGTGGGGGATCCGATGGGGAGCTCTGAGAGGCAAAGCCCTCGTCGTCTGGATGGATCTCCTCATATGATCTCTTCTTggtctttttttctccatctgtaTTGACatgagaagaaataaaaacacgaCTTGAGTTTAATACTCTGAGTTTTGGCCACACTGccttgacagttttttttcttttctggcaCGTTGGAATAGCTTCAATCGCTGTGAATGGGAGacgagtttgtttgtttgttctctgtATTTGAAGTGATACAGAGACCTGATGAGGTCtggaccgaccgaccgaccgacatTCGCATCGGACTACAGTCAGAGGCACGGCTGGTCGAGTGCAGAAACCAGTTGGCGTTGTGTGAACTTACAGAGGACGTGTGAGAGCTgatccagcaggttgttttCATAGACGGCTCGCTCCTGCCAGATCGACAAAACCCGGCCCAGCTGTTTCTTACAGCCCTC
Proteins encoded in this window:
- the LOC115409177 gene encoding uncharacterized protein LOC115409177 isoform X2, translating into MAAFLPDMVHHLIGRKHRQKYVEGFRPDLVTWDTQSIVTQGGKIIRAKAEIIERQDGRGTPVSLPKTGNQGNFNNPRAPQRKMQNRNRMIEQQGQVASFVTELKTYRNQYSNQKNYPTEPQNRPEIQPEDPNMQRGRWHQWEDAASYSPVEAEPQRNQMYRDNFTGPDHLAQREFGQDPLGRATFEPGDRARMHDFRENTPRGQAQLGEYSPEKGTPYATSYPERGDEFYSEERSGERILSLNYNPAGEQQYRSREPGRNDMYGAGRQEFSEPEAKRSTFSPAVNNEQAAHSFSLVRDYHHKSRPAHKEETTLDYTLPDRAGASAEQLDVAQALSDIPEPFRRFLSGGTAESQGKRKRKSRFSDATPEELEETKAMFDTNDGPARPQFGGEAGAPPRRETSRMQYSDSFDANDEQRRPQFGGEASAPPRRETSRMQYSDSYKESEGLQYPESNQTGGSNSDDFFDVLKNIEIDNEEQANFLKSKLCGLLREFKSKKKEQETQNSQNRPGSFRNYEESKLEPQLPRHSLYERTPIQDTDRREAAPRDRLEHRPGQQPQGYSYPPQAEPRLSARERYEAMFETKHGHQLDEPPYYPERFQEPLRSHDYQPAVTQFYDSLPPMERGSGMNRGPRHSSSLDKIASTLLELVAKKS
- the LOC115409934 gene encoding regulation of nuclear pre-mRNA domain-containing protein 1A isoform X2, with the protein product MSAFSEAALEKKLSELSNSQQSVQTLSLWLIHHRKHSKIIVGVWFKELKKAQGSRKLTFLYLANDVIQNSKKKGPEFTQDFAPVIVDAFKHVNRDGEEGCKKQLGRVLSIWQERAVYENNLLDQLSHVLYGEKKTKKRSYEEIHPDDEGFASQSSPSDPPQTAELIRALQELENAASSDSVLRQRISSLPAEVQDTSLLHRITDKESGERLSRLVEEACMLLADYSGRLAAEIDDRRQLMRTLTVFLQSQKDGLAQNEQKLEPSFTGNPEDKESFICVFSPPRHL
- the LOC115409177 gene encoding uncharacterized protein LOC115409177 isoform X1 produces the protein MDHLETPYDQDVEFIECKICEKSIRGEALYKIHLTTPGHLKKEDALLAQGALSGRPHIPKFRNISQYLDYLELDEPIIGLSHLKEILSDGSQSGPKYFCNLCSMAAFLPDMVHHLIGRKHRQKYVEGFRPDLVTWDTQSIVTQGGKIIRAKAEIIERQDGRGTPVSLPKTGNQGNFNNPRAPQRKMQNRNRMIEQQGQVASFVTELKTYRNQYSNQKNYPTEPQNRPEIQPEDPNMQRGRWHQWEDAASYSPVEAEPQRNQMYRDNFTGPDHLAQREFGQDPLGRATFEPGDRARMHDFRENTPRGQAQLGEYSPEKGTPYATSYPERGDEFYSEERSGERILSLNYNPAGEQQYRSREPGRNDMYGAGRQEFSEPEAKRSTFSPAVNNEQAAHSFSLVRDYHHKSRPAHKEETTLDYTLPDRAGASAEQLDVAQALSDIPEPFRRFLSGGTAESQGKRKRKSRFSDATPEELEETKAMFDTNDGPARPQFGGEAGAPPRRETSRMQYSDSFDANDEQRRPQFGGEASAPPRRETSRMQYSDSYKESEGLQYPESNQTGGSNSDDFFDVLKNIEIDNEEQANFLKSKLCGLLREFKSKKKEQETQNSQNRPGSFRNYEESKLEPQLPRHSLYERTPIQDTDRREAAPRDRLEHRPGQQPQGYSYPPQAEPRLSARERYEAMFETKHGHQLDEPPYYPERFQEPLRSHDYQPAVTQFYDSLPPMERGSGMNRGPRHSSSLDKIASTLLELVAKKS
- the LOC115409934 gene encoding regulation of nuclear pre-mRNA domain-containing protein 1A isoform X1; protein product: MSAFSEAALEKKLSELSNSQQSVQTLSLWLIHHRKHSKIIVGVWFKELKKAQGSRKLTFLYLANDVIQNSKKKGPEFTQDFAPVIVDAFKHVNRDGEEGCKKQLGRVLSIWQERAVYENNLLDQLSHVLYGEKKTKKRSYEEIHPDDEGFASQSSPSDPPQTAELIRALQELENAASSDSVLRQRISSLPAEVQDTSLLHRITDKESGERLSRLVEEACMLLADYSGRLAAEIDDRRQLMRTLTVFLQSQKDGLAQNEQKLEEYKRKLGRVTQVRKELRSRIGNLPGRLYNSSN